The nucleotide window AGACAGGTTGGTCATAAATAACGATCTGATGATGTTTAGCCCAAGATTTGAAATTTTCTGTGGCATTGGGAATGAAGGCATAAACAATTGCTTGAGCAAAATGTCTTTCGATACTTAAGACAAGAAGCTTGATCCCAATTTCGTAGCTTGGTCTATCTTCATAAATAACGATGGCCGTTTTAGAAAAGATAGGATTTACAATGTCATTTATCTTGGAGTTGGCCTGGGTTTTTGATTGAATCGCAAGATTTCTGGTGATTTCTCCCTGGTCTGTGGAGACTTGTTCTTTGAGATTTGAGGGGCTAACTTTCAGTTTGTCTCTGATATTCATAAATTTTGTGCTTATTTTGTAATAGTTTATATTTACCGATTTTTTTGAGGGAGCTACCCTTAATAGCTGTGGAAGTCAGATATAATTAACAACAATCCAAGCCAAGCAAGGCTCATTTCCATGCAGTACAGACTTTAGGGTTTTGAGCCAGCCAGCAGATATAAATCGACTTCTCTAAATAGCAAATGCTATAGGTCAGCAGGCACTATACCACTCATAGTCCATTAAGCGCATCTATCTCAAGAAATCTATCTCAAGAAATAGTATTAAGATTTTTAGTTAAACTAACACTCTTATTTTTAGGATTTTTAAAATTTCAACCTTTAAAAGGGTTATTTTAGACAAATAAACCAAAATTAGTCCCAAAAAAATTAAATATTCTTGTTTTTTAAGATAAGCTACCTTGCTTGTCTATTATTTCCTAGATACTAAGTAGATGTTAAAAAGCTTGCAAAGTTGAGAAAATTATGGTATTGATTGATCAAACTCTTCTTACGAGAGCTTTTTAAAGCTAAAAATGGAGATTACTTGCTTATGCTATCCTTAATCCTATATTCCAGCCTTGAACACCATAATAAATTTTTACTTCAAAGGGATCTAACCATTGATAAAAATCAAACAAGCCGAAGTAGAAGAAGATAACTAAACTTCGGAATTTGAGTAAAAAAGGCGAAAAACCTGAGACTAAGAACTTAGAATAATTCTGTCAGTTAACCCGTTGAAAAGCATCTAATAAGGTGGAAAATCTGTTGAAAAATTGAAGTTTTTAGTCAAAATTAACAACAACTCATACACAATTTAATCACTGTAGAGGGACTCAAGATAGAGGAGTGAAAAAAGACTTATTTTTTGGGTAATTTTCTGATTTTTGCCCGTAAAATTCTCGGCTTTTTTCAAATTCTTGCATCCTATATGACTTGATAAATTTGGCTATAATTTGGATTTTTGACAAGATTTAAAAAAGATATTTACAAAAATTTAAAAACATATTATGGTGGAAAACAAATCTAAAAATTTTTATCTTATTAAACTATCCTTGTAATGAGTAATGAAGTTTGAAAACAAAGTAGTGAAGCGAACTACCGCAAGTGAGCTTAGGCATCCTATGGAGCTACTGGCCAAAATGGGGAGAGACCTAATAGCATCAAGGGAGTTAGCCTGGCAGTTAATGAAGCGCGATATTCAAGCGGAATATCGTCAATCAATATTGGGATATTGTTGGGCATTTTTACCTGCCCTTGTTACAGCCACTGGACTGACACTCGCTAGCCGGTCAAAAGTGCTTAACGTTGGAGTAACTGATATTCCTTATCCTGCCTTTGTCATGATTAGCATGGTTCTCTGGCAGACATTCACTGAATCTCTCAATGGGCCAGTGCAAATGGTGACAAAATCGAAGCAAATGTTAGCGAGAGTCAATTTCCCTCGTGAAGCTTTGCTAGTTGCTACTGTAGGTAAGATTCTTTTTAATTTAGGAATTAAACTAATTTTAGTAATCGGGATATTTCTCTGGTATCGTATTTCGATAAGCTGGAGTATATTCTTAGCCCCTGTGGCTTTAATACATTTAATGCTATTAGGAATAGCAATAGGAACATTTTTGTGTCCTTTTGCCATGTTATACCAGGATTTTTCTAAAGGAATAGTTTTAATGACAGGTTTTTGGCTATTTCTGACTCCGGTCTTCTTTCCAGAACCAAAAGGTGCAGGCTCTTTCGCTACTCTGGTTAGACTTAATCCCGTTACCCCATTATTGGTAACAACTAGAGAATTAGCAACAACAGGAGCAATTACCAATGAAGTCGGTTTTTGGATAGCTAGTTTAATAGCGATCGGCGGATTCCTAATTGCCTGGCTGATGTATCGATTAGCAATGCCATTTGTAATAGAGAGGATTAGTTCTTAAATGATGACTGACTCAAAAACAGAAAAGGCTAAAGTTGTTCGCTCTCAAAATGAAGAAGTTGTTCTATCAATACAAGGAGTGTCTAAAAAATTCTGTCGTGATCTCAAACTCTCCTTATCTTATGGAATCCGAGATATTGCGACTGAACTGATAGGGATGCGCCAAGAAAGCAATAAACTACGTAAAGGAGAGTTTTGGGCAATCCAAAACGTTAGTTTTGAACTCCGGCGAGGAGAAGCATTAGGGTTAATAGGTCCTAATGGTAGCGGCAAAACGACATTAATGCGAATTATTGCTGGACTCATTAAACCTGATACAGGTTATATAGATATTAATGGAAGAATTGCGCCTTTAATTGCTTTAGGTGCTGGATTTAATCCAATCCTGACTGGACGGGAAAACGTTTATGCCAATATGTCCATTTTAGGAGTGTCAAAAAAAGACATAGATGCTAGATTTGATGACGTGATAAATTTTGCTGAAATTGGAGATGCAATTGATGCCCCAGTAAAGTCTTATAGTTCTGGGATGGCAGCAAGATTAGGATTTGCATCTGCGATTCATACAGAACCTGATATTTTATTAATCGATGAAGTTTTAGCCGTAGGAGATGTTAGATTTAGACAAAAGTGTTTTCGTAAATTGCACGAGTTACGGCAGAAAGGAACGGCTTTTATATTAGTTAGTCATAACGCTCAATCTATTCTTAATATTTGTGATCATTCAGTTTATTTACTCTATGGAAAATTAATGGCATCTGGAAAAACAGATGAAGTGATGAGTAAATATGAGGCGGATCTATTTAATAATGGCACTCAATGGTCTAGAGGTGCAATGTATTTGCCAGAAAAGCCTAAAAGCGAAAGTTTAGGTTTGGATATTACTTACCTTTTATTTAGAAATGCTGAAGGAGATGTTATTGAAGCGCCTGTAACCGGCGAACCTACTAATTTTTGTATTGGCTATAAAGCCGACCAAGAAATAGATGATGTAGGAATTATTTTAACTCTTCACGATATTGGGGGAGAAGGAGATTTAGTTCTGATTTTAAGCAGCATTAATGATAATAAATTATTAAAAGTCTTGCCGGGAAAACATGAAATTCAAATTCAGATGCCTTATTTAGGGTTAAAAGCTGGTTTATATACCATGAAAGTTTTAATTAGGAAAGGCCCACTCCATACTTTTGATTTTGTTGAGTCTTTTAGATTCGATGTTAAGGCTGAAGCCACTTTAGGACGCTCTAAATTTTATCAACCGCACGAATGGGAGGTAGTTACAAAATTTGACTAATTCATCCCTAAAAATTCTCTAATTTTGGCTTTGATAATTTTAATTGGA belongs to Gloeothece citriformis PCC 7424 and includes:
- a CDS encoding ABC transporter permease, producing MGRDLIASRELAWQLMKRDIQAEYRQSILGYCWAFLPALVTATGLTLASRSKVLNVGVTDIPYPAFVMISMVLWQTFTESLNGPVQMVTKSKQMLARVNFPREALLVATVGKILFNLGIKLILVIGIFLWYRISISWSIFLAPVALIHLMLLGIAIGTFLCPFAMLYQDFSKGIVLMTGFWLFLTPVFFPEPKGAGSFATLVRLNPVTPLLVTTRELATTGAITNEVGFWIASLIAIGGFLIAWLMYRLAMPFVIERISS
- a CDS encoding polysaccharide ABC transporter ATP-binding protein — translated: MMTDSKTEKAKVVRSQNEEVVLSIQGVSKKFCRDLKLSLSYGIRDIATELIGMRQESNKLRKGEFWAIQNVSFELRRGEALGLIGPNGSGKTTLMRIIAGLIKPDTGYIDINGRIAPLIALGAGFNPILTGRENVYANMSILGVSKKDIDARFDDVINFAEIGDAIDAPVKSYSSGMAARLGFASAIHTEPDILLIDEVLAVGDVRFRQKCFRKLHELRQKGTAFILVSHNAQSILNICDHSVYLLYGKLMASGKTDEVMSKYEADLFNNGTQWSRGAMYLPEKPKSESLGLDITYLLFRNAEGDVIEAPVTGEPTNFCIGYKADQEIDDVGIILTLHDIGGEGDLVLILSSINDNKLLKVLPGKHEIQIQMPYLGLKAGLYTMKVLIRKGPLHTFDFVESFRFDVKAEATLGRSKFYQPHEWEVVTKFD